The sequence AGGCCGTCAGGATGTCGTGGGCGAGACAATCAATCTAAACGGCAAGCCTTTCCGCGTGGTCGGGATTTTGCCGCCGGGCAAGGACCGGGTGCATCGCACTGTGAAGCCGCAAGCCTTCACTGCGTTGATCCACACTTTCGACGACTGGGTGTATGATAATCGTGGATACTTTTTGAGTACGGCGATTGCTCGACTCAGGCCGGGAGCCACCCCGATCGCCTTCCAAACGCGGCTCGACCAAGTGACCGACTACCTCAACGACCGGCGGCCCGAAGGAGCTGGCGAGCGGAGCTTGAAGGCGACCCCCGAGATCCAAGCGGCCCGTGCCTCCTCGACGGAGTCGCTGCAGCAAAGCTACATCATCATCGGCCTGGTCTCCGCCCTCCTGCTGATCGCCTGCTTCAACGTGGGAAATATGCTGCTTTCCAATGCTTACCGTCGCCAACGGGAATTCGCCATCCGACGCTCGGTAGGGGCCTCGCCACTACAAGTGATGCAGCAGCTACTCGGCGAGAGCATGGCAGTTTCGATCATCGGTGGAGCGCTAGGCGTAGGGCTTAGCCTTTGGTGGATTCAACTGGCAGACCAGCTGCCATTCGTCGCTTACGTTGAAGTCGAGTTCAACGGCATCGCTCTAGCGGCAGCGCTCGCGGCCACTTTGTTCACTGGGCTCGCAAGCGGTTTACTCCCGGCTTGGCATCTGTCTCGCGGAGCCACCTCCAGCTTGCTCAACCAAGGCGGAGCCAAAGCCTCGCAAGTCAATTTCTCGACCAAGCTCCTCGTTGTCGCACAGGTCTCTCTCTCGGCCACGCTCCTTAGCGCTGCCTTTCTCTACACCCTGTCACTGCAGCGTTCGTTCGCGTTCGACCCCGGCATCGAGGGCGAGCGCCTCGCGTATTTCGAAGTGTCGTTGCAAAGCATTCCAGTCGGCCGACGAGATCAAGTCGCAGAAGACCTGCGGCAACGCCTCGCGAACATCCCAGGCGTAGAAGCCGCGGGCTTCTCCACCTCGCGCCCACTGGGCGGATACGGCACCACCCACCTCACGACCGACCGTTTCAAGCCCACGGAGGAGGAAGACAATTGCGCAGCTGGCTTCATGTACGTCTCGGAAGGCTTTTTAGACACTCTCGGCGTGCCGATCGTCTCCGGAAGAGATGTAAGGAGAAGTGAATACACCTGGCCTTTCGAGGTCGCCGTGGTGAACGAGTCTTTGGAAAAGCGGTTCTATCCTGGCGAGAGCGCCGTCGGGCAAACCTTCAAGCCTTGGGGTGGCGACGAGCAGCCCCCTGTGCGCATCGTTGGCGTTTTTCGTGATTACCCCGTTCAGCCATGGGAGCCCGCTCGGCCCCTCTTCGGACTACCACAAGCCCAATCCCGAGTCCGCTTCCACATCCGGTCAGAAGGCGACCCTCGCTCGATTAGCGATGCGCTGGATGCCATTGCGCGCGACCCGAGCAACGAATTTGTGGCTCAGGACGTCCAATACTTTTCCGACGCCATCGAGCGCAGTCTCAGGACCGAGCGCAGCGCCTTCATCGTGCTCGCCACGCTCGCCGTCTGCGCCCTGCTGCTCTCCTCCACGGGGATCTGGTACACGACCCGCCAATATGTCCGGCAAAGCCGCAAGGATCTCTCGATCCGCATGGCGATCGGGGCCTCGCCCAACAGCCTGCTGATGCTGACGCTCGCCCGCTCGCTCAGACTCATCGGCGCCGGACTAGTGCTCGGGTGCCTGCTCTCGTTCGCCGCTGCCCGGGCGATACAGAGCTCGCTCAACGGTGTAGAGGCGACCGAGCTGACGCCTTACCTACTGATGCTCGCTTGCCTGCTGAGCGTCGCGGTAGCCGCCACCTATATGCCTGCCCGAACCGCATTGAGAGCCGACCCCAAGGACGCCTTGAACGAGGTTTAGACCGAGATCAAAAATTTGCCGACGTCGAACCAGAGAGGGTCAGGACTTAAATCTTAATATCGCAATCGAAGGTCCCACCACATCTCAATTGATCATCAAAAACCTCCGTACCCTTCAGTCCCGATTCTGTCCAAGAATAGCAAATACACCACTGGCGGTTAACCCGTATCGAATGCCGCCCTTCCCAGTCGCCGCTGAGAGCTTTGAGGGGGATGCCGGTGGCACGCGGACGCCATCGACTCGAGCCGGCGCCAGCACGGGGGAAAGGTCACTTCTATGAACGTGCCTCCTTGATACCGTGCCTCCTTCCTCAGCCGCCCGCTACGGGCGCTTGAGGACGAATACAGTCGCTGCTCGCTGCGGCAGTTTCATATTGTCACCGCCTTTTTCCAGCGGCATACATGGACGCATGACTCGTACTACCCCGATTATCGCGTTTCTCCTCTGTCTCGCCTCTTCCGTGATGGCCGCTGATTCAATAAAAGTTATGCACCTGACCGGGCAGTCCAACAAATACCACAGCTGGAAAAACCTGGGCGACGCAATCACCCAGCATTTGGAAAATGCCGGCATTTTCGAAGTGGATACGGTCGTTTCGCCTGCCCTCGGTGAGGACATGAGCGAATTCTCTCCTAACTTCGGCGAATACGATGTTATCGTCCTCAACTACGACGGAGCGGAGTGGTCTGAACCGACCAAAGCCGCCTTCGTGTCGTACGTGAAAAATGGCGGCGGTCTCGTCACCATCCACGGCACCAATAACTCGTTCGCCTATTGGCCGGAGTTCAACGAGATCATAGGCCTCGGCGGCTGGGGCGGCGCGGGGCTCTACGACCCTCCCCTCTACCCGGGCGAGCCAGACAAGCAGGCAAGTCGTGACGAGAAATGGGGCCCAAGGGTCTACTGGCATGCCTGCGGGGCAGTACACGACGATTCTCCGGGCGGTACCTTTCACCCACCTAAGCACGACTTCATCATCACCAACCGAACTCCCGATCACCCCATAATGCGCGGATTGCCCGAAATGTGGCTGCAGGCAAATGACGAAGTCTATTCACGGCTCCGCGGACCAGCTAAGAACCTGACCATTCTTGCGACCGCCTACGCAAATCAAAAGCTGAGAGGCTCCTCTCCGCACAACGAACCGATGCTCTTTACGGTAGCTTACGGCAAGGGTCGCGTGTTTCAAACGACTCTCGGACATGTCGGCGCCAATGACGACGCTAACGTTCCTTCCGTTCGCAGCGTCGGATTCATCGTCACGCTGCAGCGCGGAGTTGAATGGGCTGCCACGGGAGAGGTCACTCAAGCTCTACCCGAAGACTTCCCCACAGCCTACGAAACGAGCGTTCGGTAGCGGCTGTAGAGTTTCAAAAAAACCACTGACCACGGAGGCAAGAGAGCTCGAAAAGAAACGAAGAGAGCCTTACTTCACAGGAATCTCCATCTGCGTCAGCGAGTGAGCGGGGAAGCTATAGCGGATCATGTTCTTCTTGAACTTGATCGATCCTTCGTCGATGTCCACTTGCTCTACTTCCGCTGTATTCGTCGCATCGATACTGTCGCCTGTTACGGTCCGAACCGTAGCACTTCCCATGTATTCGCCCGACTGCAGCTCGATGTCCGTTTCGATGGCGTCGATTTCGCTGCGGTTGACCACATTGATAAAGAGAGCACCCTTTTCTTCATTGAGAACTGCGGTCACATCGAGATAGGGAACCTCTTTGAAAAGCTCGTTGCTGTAGGTCTCGCAACGCGAATAAACGTCGAGTGAAACGCCACGGCAGTTGTTCGAAAAAAGCGAAAACGGATAATACAAGGACGTCTTGTAGCTTCCGTCTTCCGTGATACCGGTTAAGCTGGTGAGAAAGGTCAGGTTCGCCATCTTCACGATGTCCGCGTGCCGGATAAAGGCATTTAAATGCTGCGAAAGCAACAAGGGGCCAGCGATGGTATTGCCGCGAGCACCATACTCGTCGAAGGAAATATAAACATCGTGATCGCTCACGGCCTTCGACTTTGCCTTCTCAATGAGCCCCTTGGTGACGACGATCTTCTCCTCAATATCCAGTCCCAGCGACATGGTGTCAGCGAAAACGGGCTTGTCGATTGCCCTCAGCGCTTGCGTCGCGTATCGGTGCAGAGAGATGTAGTCGATATCCTCGTACATCTTGTCGAGAATGTAATCGTTCCAATCAATCCAACCGTCGTTGGGGTCATAGCTACTCGTCACCAGCGGGTAATTGGAGGAACCCGAGGCGATGAGTTTAATATCCTCGTCTACCATCTTCATAACCTTAGCGGCTTCGCTGGCAAAACGCACGTACTCCTCCTTGGTCTTGTAACCGATCTGCCAAGGACCGTCCGCCTCGTTTCCAAGTCCCCAATACTTCACGTCAAATGGTTCTGGATTCCCGTACTTCGCTCTCAAATCGGCATAGTACGTACCCACTGGAGCATTACAGTATTCCACCCAATTGCTGGCATCGTCGATGGTACCCGATCCGGCGTTAATACAAATGAAATTCTCCGCTCCGACGAGATTGCAGAACGCGACATACTCGTCCGTCCCCATTTGGTTGCTCTCTGGGCGAGTGCGGGAACGGTCAAGCTTCACCGGGCGTTGGTCCTTGGGGCCGATTCCGTCTTCCCAATTGTATCCAGAAACGAAATTTCCACCCGGCCAACGAACGATGGGAACCTGTAGTTCCCTGACTTGCTGCAGGTATTCTTTACGGAATCCGTTTTCGTCGGACAGCGACGAATCGGGATCGTACAAAGATCCGTAAACTACAGGGAATCGTCCGAGCGGCTCCAGAAAGCTACCGTAGATCTTCGGATCGATAGCGTCGACTGTTCGATCCAAATCGATTTTGATTAGAGCAGCTTCCTCAGCCGCAAAGCTCGCAGAGAGCAAGCTGGAGAACAATGAACAAACGAGAAATTTATTGGGCAAATTCATAAGTGGGGGTAGGAAAATTTACAAACAGGTGGCCTCTCTATCCTAATACGCTCGGCACCTCTGTCAACGACCTGCATGAGTATAGATGATATAAGGTCGGCGAACGCGCGTTTGAAAAATCGAACAGAGGCACGGCAATGCTCCGTCATGGCCGCAGAGCCCGGCTGCCTATGGCACGACGGAACGTTGATTTTCTAAATCGCTTCAACTGTAGAACCGTTACCGCAGACACCACGGCCGCTACCTCACTCCATCGTCCCAAGGCGGTAGTAGTCGAAATCCACATACCCGCCGGTTTCTTCCGAGGCCCAATTGAAGAGCCCGAAGCGGTAGCCCATGAAGTGAGGCAAGGTATAGCGCATCTGCAAGGGCTCACCGACGGGAATCCATTTCCTGCCGTTAAGGCTGTAGTAGAAATAGGCCTTGTCGATGCGATCGCGGAAGTCGAAATCGATCTTCAAGTACACTCGCTTCTTGCTGAGCGGCAAAGTGGCGAGGACCTCAGTCTCGTCCTCTTGAGCCCGTACCATCACGATAGAACGCTCGCCATTTTCCTGTCTTACTCCCACGTATCCAAAATGCCGTTGCAAGGCGATCAGACCGGCAGTGTCGCCGTCCTTCATGTCAGAGACGTCGAGTTTTATCTCGCCTGAGCTGGTCGGGCCAAAGCTGCGCTGGGTCAACATGTTTCTCGCGTGCAACACGTCCTCGTCCACTCGAACCGTTTCGAGTCGCAGGTGTCCCTTGCGTTCGCCGATCGACCACTTGTCGTTTACTGGGTTGTGATTCCATTGCCAGGCCAGTGGTAGTTCCTCGCCCGGCTTGCGGTTAAACTCGTCGGACCCCACGATGTTGCCGAAGCCTTCCTGATCGTCCTCGATGTCGAGAACCAAAGGAGCCTTGCCGTCCTCGCCTAGCACGGGCCAGCGGTCTTCCCACTTCACTGGGACCAGCCACGGACTGCGGCCCACCGCGCCATTGTCCTGAAACAATACTGCGTACCAGTCGCCTTCGGGCGTATCGATCAAACAGCCTTGGGCGACACCCTGATCTT is a genomic window of Pelagicoccus enzymogenes containing:
- a CDS encoding ABC transporter permease → MTNYLPANLRALAKRPAFAFAAIAIVAIGVALATTAVSIVDALVFRPIPAENVDRLYRVEGNIFNGVLPAPDARDIIERSGETAFSYSHRYSVEYSLEKNAGLIVLCELQGKAFETLEWQAHEGRLLQPDDYLPGSEPVAVLAYAFWQTDLAGRQDVVGETINLNGKPFRVVGILPPGKDRVHRTVKPQAFTALIHTFDDWVYDNRGYFLSTAIARLRPGATPIAFQTRLDQVTDYLNDRRPEGAGERSLKATPEIQAARASSTESLQQSYIIIGLVSALLLIACFNVGNMLLSNAYRRQREFAIRRSVGASPLQVMQQLLGESMAVSIIGGALGVGLSLWWIQLADQLPFVAYVEVEFNGIALAAALAATLFTGLASGLLPAWHLSRGATSSLLNQGGAKASQVNFSTKLLVVAQVSLSATLLSAAFLYTLSLQRSFAFDPGIEGERLAYFEVSLQSIPVGRRDQVAEDLRQRLANIPGVEAAGFSTSRPLGGYGTTHLTTDRFKPTEEEDNCAAGFMYVSEGFLDTLGVPIVSGRDVRRSEYTWPFEVAVVNESLEKRFYPGESAVGQTFKPWGGDEQPPVRIVGVFRDYPVQPWEPARPLFGLPQAQSRVRFHIRSEGDPRSISDALDAIARDPSNEFVAQDVQYFSDAIERSLRTERSAFIVLATLAVCALLLSSTGIWYTTRQYVRQSRKDLSIRMAIGASPNSLLMLTLARSLRLIGAGLVLGCLLSFAAARAIQSSLNGVEATELTPYLLMLACLLSVAVAATYMPARTALRADPKDALNEV
- a CDS encoding ThuA domain-containing protein, translated to MPPSSAARYGRLRTNTVAARCGSFILSPPFSSGIHGRMTRTTPIIAFLLCLASSVMAADSIKVMHLTGQSNKYHSWKNLGDAITQHLENAGIFEVDTVVSPALGEDMSEFSPNFGEYDVIVLNYDGAEWSEPTKAAFVSYVKNGGGLVTIHGTNNSFAYWPEFNEIIGLGGWGGAGLYDPPLYPGEPDKQASRDEKWGPRVYWHACGAVHDDSPGGTFHPPKHDFIITNRTPDHPIMRGLPEMWLQANDEVYSRLRGPAKNLTILATAYANQKLRGSSPHNEPMLFTVAYGKGRVFQTTLGHVGANDDANVPSVRSVGFIVTLQRGVEWAATGEVTQALPEDFPTAYETSVR
- a CDS encoding alpha-N-arabinofuranosidase codes for the protein MNLPNKFLVCSLFSSLLSASFAAEEAALIKIDLDRTVDAIDPKIYGSFLEPLGRFPVVYGSLYDPDSSLSDENGFRKEYLQQVRELQVPIVRWPGGNFVSGYNWEDGIGPKDQRPVKLDRSRTRPESNQMGTDEYVAFCNLVGAENFICINAGSGTIDDASNWVEYCNAPVGTYYADLRAKYGNPEPFDVKYWGLGNEADGPWQIGYKTKEEYVRFASEAAKVMKMVDEDIKLIASGSSNYPLVTSSYDPNDGWIDWNDYILDKMYEDIDYISLHRYATQALRAIDKPVFADTMSLGLDIEEKIVVTKGLIEKAKSKAVSDHDVYISFDEYGARGNTIAGPLLLSQHLNAFIRHADIVKMANLTFLTSLTGITEDGSYKTSLYYPFSLFSNNCRGVSLDVYSRCETYSNELFKEVPYLDVTAVLNEEKGALFINVVNRSEIDAIETDIELQSGEYMGSATVRTVTGDSIDATNTAEVEQVDIDEGSIKFKKNMIRYSFPAHSLTQMEIPVK
- a CDS encoding glycoside hydrolase family 43 protein, with product MSRFRIFTRLLVVIATSSLANLACAEQAKNPFIWADVPDVAVIRVNDTYYMSSTTMHMSPGLPIMKSKDLVNWELLGYAYDTLADNEALRLETERSAYGRGSWASSLRYHEGKFYVSTFSATSGRTHIYITDDIEKCEWEEISFEPSLHDHSLIFDDEKVYLMYGGGNIRLTELESDLSGVKENGFNEVVIEHAEKVATDNAMLHAEGTQVLKVDGMWYVMNICWPQGGMRTQIVHRSENLEGPYEGRMVLQDQGVAQGCLIDTPEGDWYAVLFQDNGAVGRSPWLVPVKWEDRWPVLGEDGKAPLVLDIEDDQEGFGNIVGSDEFNRKPGEELPLAWQWNHNPVNDKWSIGERKGHLRLETVRVDEDVLHARNMLTQRSFGPTSSGEIKLDVSDMKDGDTAGLIALQRHFGYVGVRQENGERSIVMVRAQEDETEVLATLPLSKKRVYLKIDFDFRDRIDKAYFYYSLNGRKWIPVGEPLQMRYTLPHFMGYRFGLFNWASEETGGYVDFDYYRLGTME